The genomic stretch GAATCAACCCTACCGCCGTGAACCAGCTGGCCCAGGATAAGCCCATCGAGTGGTTCCGCGATAACGTCATCATGCGTGTACCATGGCCGCAACCAGGCTTCATGCGCGAAGTCTATCCCGGTTTCCTCCAGCTGTCCGGCTTCATGTCGATGAACCTCGACCGCCATATGATCGCGCAGAAAGACTTCTACATGCACCTCGTGAAGAATGACGGTGACTCCGCAGAGAAGCACCGCGACTTCTATGACGAGTATCTTGCAGTCATGGATTTGACTGCCGAGTTCTACCTCCAGACCGTCGATACCGTATTCATCAAACATGCCTTGCCAAAGGGCGAGATGATGCACCGAAACAAGCGTGTGGACACGACAGCGATCCGCAATGTCGCGCTCCTGACGGTGGAGGGGGAAAATGATGATATCTCAGGAGTCGGTCAGACACAGGCTGCACAGACGATCTGCACCAACATCCCGGAAGACAAGCGGATGCATTATGTGCAGCCCGATGTCGGCCATTATGGTGTCTTCAATGGCTCCCGTTTCCGACGCGAGATAGCGCCGCGCATCGTCGCGTTTGCGAAAGAGCATTCGAAGGGTGCCCAACGCAGTCCGGTGAAGCGCGTGATCAAAGGCGGAAAAATTGGCTGACTGACGCCAATCACATCGATTTAAGCCAGCGGATTCAAATGCTTCATCATTTGGGTCCGCTTTTTTCTTGAACAGCGTTTCGTCACTTACCACATCGAAATCATCGGACGGCATACCGCCGCCGAACAACCGAGGGTAATCGATGATGAACCAGTCAGCACTGCTTCGACCGGATTGGACACCGGCGACCGTCGCATTGATGGTGCTGGGCTTTGTGGTCTTCTGGCCGCTGGGTCTGGCGATGCTCGCCTACATTCTGTTTGGCGAGAAATTCCAAAACTTCAAGCGTGAGGCCAATCTGAAGGCGGACGACGTGTTGAGCCGTTGCAAGTCCGCGCGCTACGGCGCGTATGCTACGTCGACGGGCAATGTCGCCTTTGATGATTGGCGCAAGGCAGAGCTTGAACGGCTCGATGAGGAGCGTCGCAAGCTCGATGAGATGCGTGCAGAGTTTGACGCCTATTCGCGTGAACTGCGCCGCGCCAAGGATCAGGATGAGTTTGACCGCTTCATGCGCCAACGCAGCCAGATGAAGTCCGCCGATGAGGGGTCTTCTTCTATGGGCCAGTCTGGCGTTTGATAATCCGGACCAAATCCGCATCACCCGAGCCGGCGTCATTGATGCCGGCTTTTTTCTGTCCTGCCGGAACGAACGAATCAGCTACAAACGCCACATGTTCTCGCTCCTCAGACCGACCTCGAAAGCCAGGAAAACCGAGCCCGTTTCAGAGCGGCAAATCGTGGTCCATGGTCGCGAAATGCCACTCACCATCAGGCGAAACCGGCGCGCAACGCGAATTACTTTGCGGATAGAGCCAGGCGGGCGTGCGCTGAAGATGACAGTTCCTCCCGCTGTGCGCGAGAAAGAGATTGATGAATTCCTCCTTCGCCACACAGGTTGGCTGAACGCACGGCTCGCCCGCCATGCAAATGCTGGCACGATCGAGGATGGGGGTACCATCCCTTTGCGCGGTGTCAGCCACCGCATCGTTCATAGCGGCCAGCTGCGAGGTCTAACCCAGTCCCTCGACAGCGAGATGGGTTTCGTCCTGAGCGTCAGCGGATTGGAAGAACATCTGCCGAGAAGAGTGGCGGATTTTCTCAAAAAGGAAGCACGCAGAGACCTTGAGATGCTCGCCCATGGTCACGCCCGCCGGATTGGAAAACCGATCAAGAGTCTGACGCTGAAGGATACGCGCAGCCGCTGGGGCTCCTGTTCTTGGGACGGACGCTTGAGTTTTTCCTGGCGTATCGTCATGGCGCCGCCGGTTGTCATTGATTATCTGGCCGCCCATGAGGTGGCACATCTGAAGGAAATGAACCATGGGCCAGTTTTCTGGGCGCTCTGCGAAGAGCTCTGCCCAGAGATGCAGGAGGCAAAAGCCTGGCTGAAGCGTCATGGCTCAGCGCTTCACGCCCTGGACTTCGGTTGAGTACTTGCGACCATTCGGCCACTGTCGCAATTGGGCTCGACTCTCATCTTGTTTCGTGCGACTCCGCTTGCATGAGACCTGACATCAAAATTTGCGGATTGAAGACAGAGGAAGCGGTTGATCATGCCGTTTCTCTGGGAGCAACCCACATAGGCTTCATCTTCTTCCCCAAGAGCCCGCGTAACATAGAGCCCGACCTTGCAGGGCGACTGGCTGATCGCGTTCGCGGCAGGACCAAGATCGTTGCCGTGACCGTCAATGCTGACAATGATGATCTCGACGAGATCATTGCTCTCTCGCGTCCGGATATCTTGCAATTCCATGGCGGTGAAAGTCCGGAACGCGTGTTGACCATCAAGGCTGTGACCGGTCTTCCCGTTATGAAGGCATTTTCTATTCGGGAAGCGGATGATCTTCGGCGTATCGAGCCCTATATCGGAATTGCAGATCGTTTCCTGTTCGACGCAAAGGCGCCGGCAGGATCTGATCTGCCTGGCGGTAATGGCGTCTCGTTCGACTGGCGGCTGCTCCGATCTCTTGACGAAAGTGTGGATTACATGCTTTCGGGTGGCCTGAACTCGGATAATCTTGAAGAGGCCCTGCGGGAGACCGGTGCTCGGGGCATCGACGTTTCGTCTGGTGTGGAGAGTGCGCCGGGCGTCAAGAATCTGAAAAAGATGGATGAGTTTTTCGCGGCAGTCGACAGGGCGTCGATGGCCGAACCGGTTTCAGGGAGTACCAAGTGAACCAGTCACCCAAACCCAATTCCTTCCGTGAAGGGCCGGACGAAGACGGTCGCTTCGGTATCTTTGGCGGACGCTTTGTCGCCGAAACGCTGATGCCGTTGATCCTCGACCTGCAGGAAAAATGGGAAGCGGCCAAGACGGATCCGGAATTCCAGGCGGAACTGGCGCATCTGAACGCTCACTATACAGGACGCCCCAGCCCGCTCTATTTCGCCGAACGGCTGACCGAAGAGCTCGGTGGCGCAAAGATCTATTTTAAGCGCGATGAGCTGAACCATACGGGTTCGCACAAGATCAACAACTGCCTCGGTCAGATCCTGCTCGCCAAACGCATGGGCAAGACCCGTATCATTGCTGAGACCGGTGCCGGTCAGCACGGTGTTGCCTCCGCAACGGTCGCCGCCCGTTTCGGTATTCCCTGTGTTGTCTACATGGGCGCAACCGATGTCGAGCGTCAGGCGCCGAACGTGTTCCGCATGAAGCTCCTCGGTGCAGAGGTGAAGCCTGTGACCTCTGGCCACGGCACGCTGAAGGATGCCATGAATGAGGCACTTCGTGACTGGGTCACCAATGTCGACGACACCTATTACATGATCGGTACCGCAGCCGGTCCGCATCCCTATCCGGAGATGGTTCGCGAATTCCAGTCCGTCATTGGACGCGAGACCCGGGAACAAATGCTTGCCGTCGAGGGCAGGTTGCCAGATATGCTGGTTGCCGCTGTCGGTGGTGGCTCAAATGCCATCGGCCTTTTCCATCCCTTCCTTGATGATGCCGGCGTTCGCATCGTTGGCGTCGAGGCTGGTGGTAAGGGCCTCGAAGGCGAGGAACATTGCGCTTCGCTGACCGCAGGCTCGCCCGGCGTGCTCCATGGCAACCGCACCTATTTGCTGCAGGACAAGGACGGTCAGATCAAGGAAGGCCACTCGATTTCCGCGGGACTTGATTATCCCGGCATCGGTCCCGAGCACTCCTGGCTGAAGGATATGGGCCGCGTCGAATATGTGCCTATCAAGGATGATGAAGCGCTCGCTGCATTCCAGCTGCTGACGCGTACCGAAGGCATTATCCCGGCGCTAGAGCCTTCTCATGCCTTGGCTGAAGTCATCAAGCGGGCGCCGACGATGGGCAAGGACCAGATCATCGTGATGAACCTCTGTGGCCGAGGCGACAAGGACATCTTCACCGTTGGCAAGATCCTGGGAATGGGGCTCTGATCATGACTGCGCGTATGGACAAGCGTTTCGCCGACCTGAAGGCAGAGGGCCGTCCGGCCCTCGTGACTTACTTCATGGGTGGTGACCCAGATTACGAAACATCGCTTGCAATCATGAAGTCGCTGCCGGCTGCCGGCGCGGATGTGATTGAACTCGGCATGCCCTTTTCTGATCCGATGGCCGACGGTCCGGCGATTCAGATGGCTGGGCAGCGGGCCCTGAAAGCCGGCCAGACCCTCAAAAAGACGCTGGAATTGGCTCGTGCCTTTCGTGAAGAGGACAAGGACACACCGATCGTCATGATGGGTTACTATAACCCGATCTATATATTCGGCGTTGAAGCTTTCCTTGATGCGGCACTGGAGGCTGGTATCGACGGTCTGATCGTCGTTGACCTGCCTCCGGAAATGGATGACGAGCTTTGCATTCCGGCCCGCCGCCGCGACATCAATTTCATTCGGCTGGCGACCCCGACGACAGACGATAAGAGAATGCCAAAGGTTCTGCAGAACACTTCGGGCTTTGTCTATTACGTGTCGATGAATGGCATCACAGGGTCTTCACTGCCAGACCCGAGCCGTGTGGCCGGTGCCGTAGAGCGTATAAAGTCCCATACCGACCTGCCGATCTGCGTTGGCTTCGGCGTGAAGACCGCCGAACACGCGCGGCTTATCGGGGCGCATGCTGACGGCGTTGTCGTCGGTACGGCGATTGTCAATCAGGTTGCCAACAACCTTACGGCTGATGGCCAGGCGACCGGCGATACCGTACAGGCGGTAGCAACGCTGGTACGTGGTCTTGCCAGTGGCGTCCGTAGCGCACGCCTTGCGGCGGCCGAGTAAACCAACCATATGGGCTGTATCAGTCAGGAGTAAGCCACATGAACTGGATTACAAGTTATGTGCGCCCGCGCATCAATTCCATGCTGGGCCGACGTGATGTTCCAGATAACCTCTGGATCAAGTGCCCGGAAACGGGCGAGATGGTCTTTCACAAGGATCTCGAAGAAAACAAGTGGGTAATCCCGGCCTCCGGCTATCACATGAAGATGCCGGCAAAGGCGCGTCTTGCTGACCTGTTCGATGGTGGCCAGTATGAAGCTTTGGTCCAGCCAAAGGTGGCCCAGGATCCGCTGAAGTTCCGCGACTCCAAGAAGTACATCGACCGACTTCGCGACAGCCGGACCAAGACCGATCAGGAGGATACGATCGTCGCCGGCGTTGGTACCCTGCAAGGTATGAAACTCGTAGCCATTGTTCACGAGTTCAATTTCATGGGTGGTTCGCTCGGCATTGCCGCAGGCGAAGCGATCGTTAAGGCGTTCGAACGCGCGCTGAAGGAAAAATGCCCTGTGGTCATGTTCCCGGCCTCTGGCGGGGCGCGTATGCAGGAGGGTATTCTGTCGCTCATGCAGTTGCCGCGCACCACAGTGGTTGTCGACATGCTGAAGGAGGCGGGACTCCCGTATATCGTCGTGCTGACAAACCCGACGACGGGCGGCGTCACTGCATCTTATGCAATGCTCGGTGATCTTCACATTGCTGAACCCGGTGCTGAGATTTGCTTTGCAGGCAAGCGCGTCATCGAGCAAACGATCCGCGAAAAGCTGCCCGAGGGTTTCCAGACGTCGGAATATCTTCTTGAGCATGGTATGATTGACATGGTGGTATCGCGCCATGAAATTCCGACTACTCTTGCGAGGGTTCTGAAAATCCTGACCAAGGCCCCGGCCAACGACACCGGAATAACCCTCGCTGCTCCGGAAAAGTAGTCCGCCTGATTGATTGGGCGCTGTTGCGCCCTCTATCGGCCCGCTATTGGAATGATCAGGATGATAGCCCCAACCGCCAGTTTGGCTGAAGCTGAAATCGACAAGCTGATGGGGCTGCATCCGAAAGGGTTTGATCTGTCATTGGACAGGATCAGGCACCTTCTGGAAGTACTCGGCAACCCGCAGGACAGGCTTCCGCCGGTGGTCCATATCGCCGGCACCAACGGCAAGGGCTCGGCCACAGCGTTCTGCCGTGCTCTTCTCGAGGCCCAGGGCCTTGCCGTTCATGTGCACACGTCACCCCATCTCGTCCGTTGGCATGAACGCTACCGCATAGGCGTCCGCGGAGGACCGAGCCAGCTGGTTGATGACGAGAGATTCGCTGATGCATTGCGGCGTGTTGCAGCGGCCAATGGCGGAGGAATGATCACGGTTTTCGAGATCCTGACAGCCGTCACCTTCCTCCTGTTTTCGGAAGCCCCCGCCGACGCAGTGATCCTCGAAGTGGGGTTGGGTGGCCGATTTGACGCAACAAACGTGATTGATCGCCCAGCCGTCTGCGTGATCCAGCCCATTTCCCTTGATCATCAGGCCTATCTGGGTGATCGGGTCGAACTGATCGCCGCCGAAAAAGCTGGGATCATGAAGCGGGCAGCCCCGGTAGTCATCGGCCATCAGGAATTCGACAGTGCACGCGAAGTTCTTGTATCCACGGCCGAACGGCTGAATTGCCCGGTCACCGTCTTCGGACAGGATTTCCTCGCCTATGAGGAATTCGGCAGACTGATCTATCAGGACGAGACGGGTCTGATGGATCTTCCTCTTCCCCGGCTTCCCGGTCGCCATCAATTGGGCAATGCAGCAACGGCAATCCGCGCCGTGAAGGCTGCAGGCTTCACGGTGACTGACTCAATCGCCGAGCAGGCTATGTTGAATGTCGAGTGGCCCGGCCGCCTTCAGCGTTTGGCACATGGAAATCTTGTTTCAATCGCGCCGAAGGGCGCAGAAATCTGGCTCGATGGCGGCCATAATCCGGGTGCCGGAGAAGTGATAGCCGAAGCCATGGCGGCGATGGAGGAAAGACAGT from Peteryoungia desertarenae encodes the following:
- a CDS encoding polyhydroxyalkanoate depolymerase; the protein is MFYQLYEMNHAMMAPFRATADAMRLAYQNPLNPLSQTIIGRNIAASLEVFERATRRYGKPQFDLPRTKVADHTVSVEEEIVWKKPFCNLIRFKRSLPVGVEPGPRILIVAPMSGHYATLLRGTVEALIQSADVYITDWIDARMVPVTDGRFDLDDYIDYVIEMLNHLGPDTNVVAVCQPSVPVLAAVAVMEAEGDRCAPSTMTLMGGPIDTRINPTAVNQLAQDKPIEWFRDNVIMRVPWPQPGFMREVYPGFLQLSGFMSMNLDRHMIAQKDFYMHLVKNDGDSAEKHRDFYDEYLAVMDLTAEFYLQTVDTVFIKHALPKGEMMHRNKRVDTTAIRNVALLTVEGENDDISGVGQTQAAQTICTNIPEDKRMHYVQPDVGHYGVFNGSRFRREIAPRIVAFAKEHSKGAQRSPVKRVIKGGKIG
- a CDS encoding DUF2852 domain-containing protein gives rise to the protein MNQSALLRPDWTPATVALMVLGFVVFWPLGLAMLAYILFGEKFQNFKREANLKADDVLSRCKSARYGAYATSTGNVAFDDWRKAELERLDEERRKLDEMRAEFDAYSRELRRAKDQDEFDRFMRQRSQMKSADEGSSSMGQSGV
- a CDS encoding M48 family metallopeptidase, yielding MFSLLRPTSKARKTEPVSERQIVVHGREMPLTIRRNRRATRITLRIEPGGRALKMTVPPAVREKEIDEFLLRHTGWLNARLARHANAGTIEDGGTIPLRGVSHRIVHSGQLRGLTQSLDSEMGFVLSVSGLEEHLPRRVADFLKKEARRDLEMLAHGHARRIGKPIKSLTLKDTRSRWGSCSWDGRLSFSWRIVMAPPVVIDYLAAHEVAHLKEMNHGPVFWALCEELCPEMQEAKAWLKRHGSALHALDFG
- a CDS encoding phosphoribosylanthranilate isomerase, coding for MRPDIKICGLKTEEAVDHAVSLGATHIGFIFFPKSPRNIEPDLAGRLADRVRGRTKIVAVTVNADNDDLDEIIALSRPDILQFHGGESPERVLTIKAVTGLPVMKAFSIREADDLRRIEPYIGIADRFLFDAKAPAGSDLPGGNGVSFDWRLLRSLDESVDYMLSGGLNSDNLEEALRETGARGIDVSSGVESAPGVKNLKKMDEFFAAVDRASMAEPVSGSTK
- the trpB gene encoding tryptophan synthase subunit beta, with translation MNQSPKPNSFREGPDEDGRFGIFGGRFVAETLMPLILDLQEKWEAAKTDPEFQAELAHLNAHYTGRPSPLYFAERLTEELGGAKIYFKRDELNHTGSHKINNCLGQILLAKRMGKTRIIAETGAGQHGVASATVAARFGIPCVVYMGATDVERQAPNVFRMKLLGAEVKPVTSGHGTLKDAMNEALRDWVTNVDDTYYMIGTAAGPHPYPEMVREFQSVIGRETREQMLAVEGRLPDMLVAAVGGGSNAIGLFHPFLDDAGVRIVGVEAGGKGLEGEEHCASLTAGSPGVLHGNRTYLLQDKDGQIKEGHSISAGLDYPGIGPEHSWLKDMGRVEYVPIKDDEALAAFQLLTRTEGIIPALEPSHALAEVIKRAPTMGKDQIIVMNLCGRGDKDIFTVGKILGMGL
- the trpA gene encoding tryptophan synthase subunit alpha — its product is MTARMDKRFADLKAEGRPALVTYFMGGDPDYETSLAIMKSLPAAGADVIELGMPFSDPMADGPAIQMAGQRALKAGQTLKKTLELARAFREEDKDTPIVMMGYYNPIYIFGVEAFLDAALEAGIDGLIVVDLPPEMDDELCIPARRRDINFIRLATPTTDDKRMPKVLQNTSGFVYYVSMNGITGSSLPDPSRVAGAVERIKSHTDLPICVGFGVKTAEHARLIGAHADGVVVGTAIVNQVANNLTADGQATGDTVQAVATLVRGLASGVRSARLAAAE
- the accD gene encoding acetyl-CoA carboxylase, carboxyltransferase subunit beta encodes the protein MNWITSYVRPRINSMLGRRDVPDNLWIKCPETGEMVFHKDLEENKWVIPASGYHMKMPAKARLADLFDGGQYEALVQPKVAQDPLKFRDSKKYIDRLRDSRTKTDQEDTIVAGVGTLQGMKLVAIVHEFNFMGGSLGIAAGEAIVKAFERALKEKCPVVMFPASGGARMQEGILSLMQLPRTTVVVDMLKEAGLPYIVVLTNPTTGGVTASYAMLGDLHIAEPGAEICFAGKRVIEQTIREKLPEGFQTSEYLLEHGMIDMVVSRHEIPTTLARVLKILTKAPANDTGITLAAPEK
- a CDS encoding bifunctional folylpolyglutamate synthase/dihydrofolate synthase; protein product: MIAPTASLAEAEIDKLMGLHPKGFDLSLDRIRHLLEVLGNPQDRLPPVVHIAGTNGKGSATAFCRALLEAQGLAVHVHTSPHLVRWHERYRIGVRGGPSQLVDDERFADALRRVAAANGGGMITVFEILTAVTFLLFSEAPADAVILEVGLGGRFDATNVIDRPAVCVIQPISLDHQAYLGDRVELIAAEKAGIMKRAAPVVIGHQEFDSAREVLVSTAERLNCPVTVFGQDFLAYEEFGRLIYQDETGLMDLPLPRLPGRHQLGNAATAIRAVKAAGFTVTDSIAEQAMLNVEWPGRLQRLAHGNLVSIAPKGAEIWLDGGHNPGAGEVIAEAMAAMEERQSRPLHLIIGMINTKDPLGYFRAFSGIAQDVYTVPIEGSDVGLDPVALALSASDAGLTARPAGSLSEALRSIAETYAEDAVAPRIMFGGSLYLAGNVLAQNGTIPT